In a genomic window of Ipomoea triloba cultivar NCNSP0323 chromosome 3, ASM357664v1:
- the LOC116011986 gene encoding phosphopantothenoylcysteine decarboxylase subunit VHS3, with product MEVGGLSSEVPALTETVVMSVLEAVVAETLLVAQRSAACLFIVTGCLLRNNGALPDLSRVEQRFPFEELHKKNEAEVENKDGSDTEDDDEDDDGDGGDDQDDDDAGDEDFSGDEGGEDDDEGDPEEDPTANGNEGSDDEDEDDDGDEDEDGDEEDEEEEDEEDEEDQPPAKKRK from the exons atggAGGTGGGTGGTTTGAGCTCAGAAGTGCCTGCCCTGACGGAAACTGTGGTGATGTCTGTGTTGGAAGCTGTGGTAGCTGAGACCCTTTTGGTTGCTCAGAGATCTGCTGCCTGTCTGTTCATAGTG ACGGGATGCCTTCTGAGGAACAATGGTGCGTTGCCAGATCTGTCAAGGGTGGAACAAAG GTTTCCCTTTGAGGAGCTCCACAAAAAGAACGAAGCTGAGGTCGAGAATAAAGATGGCAGTGATACCGAGGATGACGATGAAGATGACGACGGTGATGGTGGCGATGACCAGGACGATGATGATGCTGGGGATGAAGACTTCTCGGGTGACGAAGGGGGAGAGGATGACGATGAAGGGGATCCCGAGGAAGATCCCACAGCCAACGGAAATGAAGGAAGCGATGACGAAGACGAGGACGACGATGGAGACGAGGACGAGGACGGTGACGAGGAggacgaagaagaagaggacGAGGAGGACGAAGAGGACCAACCACCCGCCAAGAAGAGGAAGTGA